One region of Culex pipiens pallens isolate TS chromosome 2, TS_CPP_V2, whole genome shotgun sequence genomic DNA includes:
- the LOC120426491 gene encoding uncharacterized protein LOC120426491, producing the protein MGKIVCAIEKCSRTRQSQSGSPSQRISLFSFPKDDEVLDKWLEFINQHNVNKLDKETLDRKRLRLCHLHFQRRDISHKGNKDRILLRNSVPDRPAKVIKHKPKSAKIQPEPTSGKSSPAPTSPTVANTAPTPSTATTSATDEASKPDSAPLYHSINGFVVDLRFASQLEMFRLPNGKLIQVRKQAKKAPAAATAVAEPEVAPPEGEKEQVVEISKDKAPEVVPDVSKKQAEVPVLTATPPTKKRSERVAKKGAAPPKMLVPPPPPPEPSKPAVPVHYKTYKNRRSQGAVLRIPQVPELVVPPAIPIATPEAPTPAPVRPPNPMPQTQVQKPRRPVVAPCLTALQSLIYKKHDEITPFDLFQKQFENQLISTAEIALHVVAKINNLINSNPFKTAETEQDLKYMYHHVGYILKYAIDRITGLTETCASDIKNMGFNEKVDLGPVFGAAVQDPEPTPPQVETTTATETPASTPAEPEPKEADDEDCAIVEEQPDMIEIDSDDDDDEQDQTAEQPTSATVHPKVEPSPRPHQISSDTEDHHNASRSTSSSSSESEASAGDGEHQFIISEIDEPRGVIRQDAETTLKIANVIEQYYGAESAEEEEQEEAAEAGKQAEPMEVDEQDSAVESQEVKESTGEATNTDEEETTELIEIIDGDDEPETDNDPEYSVLECGDGDYYLVTTDGDEV; encoded by the exons ATGGGCAAGATCGTTTGCGCCATCGAAAAGTGCAGCAGAACGCGCCAAAGTCAAAGTGGTTCGCCCTCGCAGCGAATCTCGCTGTTCAG CTTTCCCAAAGACGATGAGGTGCTGGACAAATGGCTGGAGTTTATCAACCAGCATAATGTGAACAAACTGGACAAGGAGACGCTGGACCGGAAACGGCTGCGGTTGTGCCATTTGCACTTCCAGCGGAGGGACATCTCACACAAGGGAAACAAGGACCGGATTTTGCTGCGCAACTCCGTTCCGGATCGTCCGGCGAAAGTGAT AAAACACAAGCCCAAATCGGCTAAAATTCAACCAGAGCCCACTTCCGGCAAATCATCTCCAGCTCCAACCTCGCCAACTGTAGCAAATACCGCACCAACACCCTCGACGGCAACCACTTCCGCAACGGATGAAGCCAGCAAGCCGGACTCCGCTCCGCTGTACCACTCCATCAACGGGTTCGTGGTCGATCTACGCTTCGCCTCCCAGCTGGAGATGTTCCGCCTGCCCAACGGGAAGCTCATCCAGGTCCGCAAGCAAGCCAAAAAGGCTCCGGCGGCGGCCACAGCGGTCGCAGAGCCGGAAGTTGCTCCTCCCGAAGGCGAAAAGGAGCAGGTCGTAGAAATATCAAAGGACAAAGCGCCGGAAGTGGTTCCGGATGTATCGAAGAAGCAAGCGGAAGTCCCTGTGCTAACGGCGACCCCGCCGACCAAAAAGAGATCCGAACGAGTTGCGAAGAAGGGTGCTGCTCCGCCAAAGATGTTAGTTccaccaccaccgccgccaGAACCGTCGAAACCTGCCGTTCCGGTGCATTACAAAACGTACAAGAACCGTCGGTCGCAGGGTGCGGTACTGAGGATTCCCCAGGTTCCAGAGTTAGTTGTGCCTCCAGCGATACCTATTGCAACGCCTGAGGCTCCAACTCCGGCTCCGGTCCGCCCTCCAAATCCCATGCCTCAAACCCAGGTCCAGAAGCCTCGTCGGCCAGTCGTGGCCCCGTGCCTGACCGCTCTCCAAAGTCTGATCTACAAAAAGCACGACGAAATTACGCCCTTCGACCTGTTTCAGAAGCAGTTCGAGAACCAGCTGATCTCAACCGCGGAGATCGCCCTGCACGTGGTGGCCAAGATCAACAACCTCATCAACTCGAACCCGTTCAAAACGGCCGAAACGGAGCAGGACCTCAAGTACATGTACCACCACGTCGGTTACATCCTAAAGTACGCCATCGATCGAATCACCGGGCTTACGGAAACCTGCGCAAGCGACATCAAGAACATGGGCTTCAACGAAAAGGTCGACCTCGGGCCAGTGTTTGGCGCGGCCGTGCAAGACCCGGAACCAACGCCACCACAGGTCGAGACGACGACCGCGACGGAGACACCAGCGTCCACACCAGCAGAACCAGAACCCAAAGAGGCCGACGATGAAGATTGCGCGATCGTAGAGGAGCAACCGGACATGATCGAGATCGATTcggatgacgatgacgatgagcAGGACCAAACCGCCGAACAACCAACCTCCGCCACCGTACACCCAAAGGTGGAACCCTCGCCACGCCCGCACCAGATAAGCTCGGACACGGAAGATCACCACAACGCATCGCGATCaacctccagcagcagcagcgagtcGGAGGCAAGTGCCGGCGACGGCGAGCATCAGTTTATCATCAGCGAGATCGATGAGCCGCGCGGGGTGATCCGGCAGGACGCGGAAACGACGCTGAAGATCGCTAACGTGATCGAGCAGTACTATGGGGCGGAGTcggcggaggaggaggagcaggAGGAAGCAGCTGAAGCTGGTAAGCAAGCTGAACCGATGGAAGTTGATGAGCAGGACAGCGCAGTGGAATCGCAGGAGGTGAAGGAATCAACCGGGGAGGCGACGAATACGGATGAGGAGGAAACAACCGAGCTGATCGAGATCATCGACGGGGATGATGAGCCGGAGACGGACAACGATCCGGAGTACAGTGTGTTGGAGTGTGGCGACGGGGATTACTACCTGGTTACGACCGATGGGGACGAGGTTTAA